The sequence GATCGCGCTACCTTCATTGAGTGCAGAGCCTTGTGATCCGTACCGTCTCACCGATGCGGCGGCAACTCTCGATCACCACCTGAACATTCATTTGTTTAAGCAAGGAACAGGAGCCTACATTGTCATGGAGGGAGCTTTTTTCTGGTGGAATAACAATTTGGGTGTATGGGAAAATCAGCCCGACGACATAATTAGGCGGTTGGTTGCAGATGAGTCTAAGAAGGTCTACGCTTCACGGATTGTAAAAAACGGTGATGGCTTTGAGGAGCGAAAAACGTTTAAATATGCGACACATCGGAACGTTACTAGCGCGATCGGATACAACCGAGATCAGCTAGCGATTTCTAACTCTGAACGAACTTACAATGAGTCGTTGATTAATTTTACAAACGGGGTTCTTGACGTTGGAACCGGGGAGTTTCGGGCAGAGCACCGAAGAAATGATTATCTGACTCATCAAATCCAATCCCAGTTCCAGCCTGGTTCTGAGTGCCCGGAAGCATTTTTAGAATTTGTTAAAACCTGCTATGGACTAGATCAACTCGACACTATTCAAGCAGTCGTTCGATATTACATTGACTTCACTTTGCCCTATGGCAAGTTCGTTCATTTGGCTGGAAAATCGGGGACGGGTAAAGGCGTTCTGCTGCGGTTCCTATCTGATTTGCATGGCAGCTTTGCGAAAGGGTTGGGTGAGGATTTCGAGGCTGTATCCAAAGCCGAAACTCGTCACCAATACCTGACAGGCACACGAATAGGAGCATTTCCCGATATCTCTTCAAGTATCGGCAAGCTTGGGGCATTTTACGAATTAGTAGACAATGGCTCCCTAACTGGTCGTCCACTGTTCTCGTCATCGGGTTATCAAAAAAGGTGGAACGTTCGCTTTTTGACAGCAAGTACCCAAGAAATTCAATTTGAGGATTCTAGCCGGGGATGGGAGCGGCGATGCTTCCCGCTTCAAACGCTCGATAGGCAAGGCGTTGAAAATCCCGATTTAGAGGCGGGTGTACAAGCCTGCATAGGCGAAGTAGTTTCTTGGGCGATGTCGATGGAGCGATCACGGGTTCAAGAAATTTTGTGGCAAACTACGCCACAAACCCAGGAGCTTAGAGATGCACAGGCGATCGCGTCGGATTCGGTTGCCTCGTTCATCGATTTTTGCCTTGCTCCTGATAACCAAGGCGTTCCGATTTCCAAGGCAATTCTTTATCGCCAATATGCCGCTTACTGTGCGGCTACTGGACTAAAACCGAAGGGATACATGAGGTTCTGTACAGTTATGAAAGCGTCTCTAGGCAATCGCTTTGAGACTGGCAGGAGTAGCAGAATCGTAGACGGGAGCAAAGTAAATGTTCCAGCTTGCTTCTCAGGATTTAAGCCTATCAATAGGCTTTTTACCCCTCGCAATGCTGGCAGCACGATCGAAAATTCGGAATACGATTGTAATCTGAAGCATCTATCAGAAGGAGGCTTGGGGCTGTTCCGCGAGGCGATCGCCCCCACGGTCAAGGAGGTTGAGCCAGAACAGGCGCTTGCTACCGCAGAACAGCCGGAATCAATAAAATGGCAGCCTAAGATCGGGGATAAAGCATGGATCTGGCAATCTGAAATCAATGCTTGGCAAAAAGGGGAGATAACTGCTTTACCTGATCGATCCAACAATCGCTGGATAGCCATGATCGAAAGCTCAGGAATCGAATGCAACGTTTACAATATTTCCCATTTATCTCGCTTTGAAACGGTAGCAACGGCATGATAAATTCGGATTCTATTAAAAACCCTAGGACAACTGCTGAGACTAAGACCCAGAAGCAGTGGTTTTTCACGTCTGATGCTGCAATCGAGCTTGATTTGCCTGCCGAAAAACTGAGAGAGTTGTACAGAAATGGAATGTTTCAGATGGGCTTTCATATTCGAGATGTTTCTGCTCCAAAATCGAAGCGTCCAACTCTGCAATTTCATGTGGAACGCTGTTCAAAGCAACTAGAAACCCCACCCGAAAAACGTAAGCAGTACTAGAAATGACATTAGAAGAAGTTAATGCACGTCTCAAGGCGGCAAAAATTGGCATATCCATTGAATGTAGAGGCGATCGCCTGTCGCTCCGTGGCACGCTCCCACCTAAAATTAAACTGGGAGAGACGAAAACCAAGCAAAGAACTATCCCTCTTAAGATTTACGCTAACCCCGCTGGGTTAAAACGGGCAGAGAAAGAAGCGCGGAAATTAGGGGGGCAACTAGGTTGTAAAGAGTTCAATTGGGACGATTGGGAAGATGAACCCGAACCTGATCAAGAAACGGTTTCAAGTTGGGTGGAACGCTTTGAGACAGATTATTTTAATAGGCGCTCACGCACTCCAAAATCAGAAACGACATGGCGTACAGATTACAGGCAACCGTTTAGCCAGTTGCCTTCTGATGCTTTGCTAACGGCTGAAACGTTGCGTCAGTCAATCCTTGAGACAGAACCCGACACACGCAACAGACAGCGGCGTTGTATGGCATTGGGGCTGTTAGCCAAGTTTGCGGGTCTAGAGCTAAATGCAACGGCTCTGAGAGGTGATTACTCACCGAAGCGCGTTAGTCCTCGTGACTTGCCCACCGATGCAGAGATCAGCCAGTGGCGCGATCGTATTCCTAACCTGCGCTGGCAGTATGCTTTCGGTCTGATGGCTTGCTATGGCTTACGCAACCATGAGCTATTCCACATTGACTTAGAGAAGCTGAAAACCAATCCAGTTCTAAGCCTGATTGATGATAAAGACGGCGGCGGAAAGACGGGCGCTAGGCGGGTATGGGCTTGCTATCCCGAATGGTGGGACAAGTGGCAGTTGTGGAACGTTGATCTATTGCCTCAAGTCACTGGGAAAACCAACTCAGACTTAGGCAGTCGAGTAACCATAGCGTTAAAACGATATGGGTTTTACAAGCCCTACAACTTACGCCACGCTTGGGCAGTGAGAACGCTTGAGTTTGATATCCCTGTGGAACTAGCAGCGCAACAGATGGGACATAGCCTCAAAGTCCACGACGAGTCCTACCACGCTTGGATCTCAGACGATGTGCATCAACGGGCATTTGATCGAGCTATGCAGCGTCCCGATCGCCCACTAGCGCCCTAAATTTGCACTAAATTAACCCGATTATTAAGCCTATTTCAATGCAGTTTGGTACATTTGTTCATCAGTAAAAGGCTTGTTTTATAAGGGTTTTAGCCTGTATCGCCCTGGTACAGGCGTTTTACTATGGTGGACTGAAAATCCTCGTGTCCGGAGTTCAAGTCTCCGTCCTGGCATTTAACCAAGGTAAGCAAAGACCCTAGTCGTAAGCGATTTGGGAATTTTTTCTTAACCAATCTACTCTTAAGCTTAACCAATCTACTCTTAAGGGCGATCGCTACTCTGATTTCTGCGCCATTCAAGCGTCAAAATGCAATGGTTTGATTCTAAGCTTACGGAGTATGGGATTCAATTCAAACTAGAGAAGGCAACGATCGCCCTCACCAAACTATTTATGCTGACTGCTACTGAGCTAAAGTTAATCTGAATAGCCCCCCACTCAGAAGTCTACAGAAGATGAACAACATTACTCATATCGGTTTAGCGCCTGAAAAAACGCCTTGGGCAATTCGCTGGCAGTCGATCGCCCAAAACCGCATCTGGCTCATGCTGTTGTTAGCCGCTGGTAGTGCTAGCAGTGTGGTTTATCCCCATCCGCCGCTGGTGGCATTTGGGGCGATTGCGGGAACGACTCTTACCCCTCAAAAAGCGCTGGGAGCCACAACGGTAATATGGCTAGTCAATCAAATTTTCGGCTATGGGTTACGTCAATATCCTCAAACCGTTGAATCTCTGGGTTGGGCGATCGCTATGGGCATCGGGGCGCTGCTGATTACTGGTTTTGCCTCACTCAGACCGCAGTTTAGTCAAGCCACGTTTAAAGGTCATTGTCTATGGGTGCTGGCGATCGCGGTGGCGGGATTTGTGATGTTTGAAGGAATTATCTTGTCATTGGGTTTTCTGCTCACAGGCAGCCATGTTTTCACCTGGGAGGTTTTAGGGAGTTTGTTCACCAAGGAAGTGATTTGGACTGTGGCTCTGACTGGTGTTTATGGTGCGATCGCCCGTCATAGCCGTTAGATCACCGACTGTAACGGTGAGGTTCTTACGCGAGAGTTTTGTGGCGATCGGACTCTGTTGAGGGGGCAAGTGCGTTAGCCCGGACAGCGCGGAACATGCCAAAGCGACAAAGACCTGCACCAAAAGCTAGCCGCATCAAAAGAAGAGTTGGGACTTCTCGTAAAGACTTAATAAAACCGGAAAAGCCGAACTTTACTAATCCTGTAGGTCGAATAATTCCTTGCCAAATAGAATCAATCCAAGACGGCAGGGTTTGTGGAGTCCAGTCTGCCGTCGTCACCAAACCTTCAACGAATCCCGTTTTTGCCAAAAGTTCAGAAAACCCTTCGATGCTAGAAAAAGCGGGATGCGACCACTGATCGAGCAGTTGCTGCATGACTGGGCGCTCCCAGAAATTAAGCGGAATTTGGCGATCGTCTCTCTGGTTCCAATCTGCCATGACCATAATGCCGCCGGGTTTGAGTACTCTCATCAATTCTTTAGCAAAAATGGCTTTATCTGGCATGTGAGGCCCCGCCTCAATTGACCAAACCACATCGAAGCTGGCATCTGGAAAAGAGAGCGCCATTGCGTCATCGACCTGAAACTGCGCATTGAGTTCTGGGGGCGTTAACTGCTGGGCACGACTCACCTGCTGAGGACTAATGGTCACGCCTGTGACTGCAAATCCGTAGTCCTCTGCCAAAATGCGGCTGCTCCCCCCGATGCCACAGCCCACATCCAAAACGGTGGCGTTACGGGGCAGTTGATCTAGCCCGCCCCAACGCACCATTTCATGAACAAAGTCAGCCTTTGCTGTTAAAAAATCTTTCGGTCGAGGTGGCGAACCATAGTGCCCCAAGTGGATGTGTTCACCCCAGTAAAATTCCAAAATACCGTCTTCTGTCCATTGGTCGTAGGAATTGGCAACGGAGTCAGAGGATTGATAGCGGCGGGCAGTTGCTAAGTAAAGGACAATGCCGACCGTCGGTAGGGCAAGGAGCAACCCAAGGGTGAGAAATAGATTCATTCAGAGCGATTGTTGAAAGAGGGGCTTATTCAATATATCAAACTGCATGGATGACCTCGATCGCTTTCAAAAGAACCTTAAACCTAACATGGGTTCCGAGGTCACAGAAATAGGATAAGCGAGAAAAACAGGCTGAGAAAAAGTTACCGAGTATTAAGTGACATGAGTATTGATGTGGCATTCTGGAATTTTAGAGGCTTTAATTGGAGTACCTAAGAAGGGTTCAGGGCGCATGAGTCAGAAGTGGCATAGAGCTAATTGGAATTACTTCACCGCCTGGTGAGCCTTACTAGGAGCACTTTAAACATGACAGAGAATCATTGGGTTCGCTGGAATGCCAGACCAGACTATGATCGCTGGCAAGGTATTTTAAGCACCTGCGCGATCGCTGGGAGTTGGCTGTATCTCAATCGCTCGGTGCTGGATTGGCTAGCACAGACCTTACAAGAAATTTCGGTATTTAATGGATTAATGCTAATAGCCGGAGGCTTACTCCTGCTGGGTTTAGGTATTTATTATCGCCAACAGATTCAATTTTCGGCACTGACCCTTCGGGCTTTACCATTGGCAATCATGCTGGGCTGCGGAATCGGGGCGATCGCTACTCGTTGGCTCATTGCCTTAGAACAATTGCCTGTTGTGCTATTTGTTTCAGGCACTTATGGCATGTTGGGCTTATTTCTTGCTCCTGTTACTTGGCGTAAAGGCTTACCTGTAGGCGTGGCGATCGCCTGTTTGTTTCCCTTTGGGGTGCAGTTTAGTACCGGGTTAGGTGCGCCAGCGCGGGTACTCACTGCCTATGTTGTGGAATTTGTTCTGAACCTCTGGCACGTACCCGCTATTTCTACCGAAGATATTATTTTGCTCGATACGGGCGTGGCATATGTTGATAGTCCTTGCAGCGGGCTGAAAAGTATGTGGACAGGAACGTTGTTTCTACTGGCTGCAACTTGGCTTGAGAATCGGGAAATGGGATTGCGTTGGCTTGTCGTCGGTGTGGCTAATTTAGGTTTTTTGGCGATCGCCAATACTGCTCGCATCATTACCCTCGTCGTTCTTACCCACGTTCTCCATCAGCCTGCTCTAGCTGAGATGCTCCATGTGCCTCTGGGGTTAATGGGTTTTGTGATCGCTAGTTTAACAACTTGGGGCTTGTTGCGCTGGGTTCCGCGGCAGCGAAGCATTACCGATTCCAAAAATGTTGATGCTGAGGAAAAGCAGTATCAGCAAAAGTCTCACTATTCTTCGCTTCAAGCCATGCTCATTCTCATGACCAGCCTTCTAGCACTGACGTTAATTCCTCACCCTCAACAAACCCCATCCTCCACAGTAGATTTGTCAAAACTTGAGTGGTCTACTTCAATCCAAACTCAGCCGATCGCGCTAAATCCTTACGAGCAAAAATTCTTTGCCAATTACCCAGGTGTCACCACTCAAAAACAACAGTTTAAATTCCAAAACTTAACGGGTTCTGTCGTATTGGTTGCCAGCCCCACGTGGCAAGCGCACCATGCACCGGAACTGTGCTTAACAGCGGTTGGATATCACATTGATCAAATGATAGGGAAAGCCTTAACGCCAGCCATAAGCGCACGCTGGTTAACCTTAAATGGCGGTCAGAAAACTTCAACTTACTGGTTTCAGTCTGCAACTCGAACCACTGATGATTTTTTTGTGAGGTTCTGGGGCGAGGTCTTTCGCAAAGATTCAACTTGGACACTGGTTTCTCTTGTATTTGACCAGTCTCACAGTGCCGATGAACCTTCAGTTCAGGCGTTTCTAACCCTAATACATCATGCATTGGCACAAATTCAACCCGTGGGAGAGCAATCATGAGTTCGGTATCTCTCATCCCTAGAAAGGGATTGACCATTCTATTCAACATCTTTTTCTGGATATTTAATGCTTCCCTGCTCCTTGTCATTTACATCGGCATTTTGCCCTTTTTAGGAATGGCGCTGATTAGTGACGCGGCGACCGGTCAAGTTCCCTTAAACTTCTTCATTCCTTTTTTTGGTCTGATAGGTGTTCCAACAGCCTGTACGATCGCGGGTTTTAAGTCCAACCAAAAACTTGCGTCCTTGTCTCTCTTCCAGTTATTTTATGGCGTAGAAGCACCGCTACTGTTGTGCTGTTTATTGCGGTTCTTTGTGCTGCGAGACTTAACGCCCGCCAGTTCTTTTTTGCTGGTTACAGGATTAGTCAGCACGATCGCCACAACTCATTGGCTTGTGAAAGGACGCGATCCTAAAGCGAAGGCAAGCCTTTGGCATTTAATCGGGCTAAGCTTGATACTTTTGCTATCGATTTATTTAGTAGCGATCGCTCTTTTCTTCGTCCCACCGTTCCTTCAATTTATTGCAAACTATTTACCGATTGTGCTCATTTACAGTCTGATCATGTTCCCGTTAACGCTGCTCCTAGCTGGACTAGGAAGCCTGCCGTTCGGAATGTTGTGGGTTTCTGGGCAAGGTTGGAGACAGACTTTTCGGGCTACCACTGTTAGATACGGCACCCAGAAAGTTACTGCGTTAGTGATCGGGCTAGCGATCGCCTGGATCATCATCTTAATGACTCTGCAACAACAGCCGCAAATCCAAGCTTTTGCACTCCTCGAGAACCCGCCTCAGAGTGAAGGCGATCGTCAAGCTCTGGTCCAAAAGTCAGGTGTGATTCGCAAAGGATTACTGAACGCCTACCTCAGCGCTTATCGCTATCCTCGGATCGCAGATACTTCTATTTATAATACCTACCGTCAAGACTTAAAGCTACCAGAAGAATCTGCCCAGGAAATTCAATCAGCCTATAACGTCCTAACTCATCCGTTTCAATATGGCGGCACTTACGAAGACCGGGAAAAAGCCGAAAAGCTATACGCCCAATTTTTTGACACTCCCATCATTCGGGGAGAAAGCGCCGTGATTCAACGCGCCCTAGCCTCAACCTTTAACCGAGGAGAAGCCAAGGCAGGTCTACTGGATGTCAATGAACGACGAGTGCACATTGCAGAACAGCAGGTTAACATCAAACCTCAAGGCGATTGGGCAGAAGTTGAACTTTACGAAGTGTACGAGAATCAAACCTTAGATCAAGAAGAAATTCTTTACTACTTTTCATTACCCGAAAGCGCGGTTGTCACTGGAATCTGGCTAGGCAATACAGCCAATCGTGCTGATAGTTTTCCCTTCCAAATTTCTACTAGAGGAGCAGCCCAGCAGGTCTATAACCAAGAAGTATCTCGTCGAGTCGATCCGGCACTACTCGAGCAAGTGGGATCACAAAATTATCGGTTGCGGGCATTTCCAATTCCAGCTTTTGGGAACGGCAAAATGCACCTGTGGATGACTTATAAGGTGATGAAGCAAGATACAGGCTGGATCATGCCAAAGTTGAACGAACGGCGGAACGTTTATTGGACAGATAAAACCCAGCGCAAAGTTAATGGCAACGCTGTTGCTAAGCAGGATCAGTGGCTGCCCACTGCTATCTCGGCAAACAATGCTCAACCTATAGCCCACCAATTTACGTTACCCAACGGCGGCAATGTTTTAGCGAAGCCTTTTGCTAAAGATCGCTACAGCCTTCCGCAAGGCGATCGCATTGCCGTGGTGCTAGACGGTTCGTACAGCATGAATTCCCACCGTCAGGAAGTTGAAAAAACTTTCCAATGGTTAAAAGCACAGATTCTTCCAAAAAATCAACTAGATCTATACCTGACGGCTAGCGCTCCGGCTCAACCAATTCAATGGAACGGCATGGACAGTTTTGATGCCGCCCAGGCAACTTTCTACGGCAGCTTAGAGCCTCGCCAAATGCTAGAACAGTTCCAAAAACTGCGAAACACAACGCCCTATGATGCCGTTCTGCTCATTACCGATCGCGGCAGCTACGAGTTGACAGAAAACAACAAAACCGCTTTATTGATGCCTGCTCCGCTCTGGCTCCTCCATCTAGACGGACTACAACCCGCTTACGATGATGCCACCCTGGAGGCAATTCAAAGCAGCGGCGGCAGCGTCTCTACTGATGTGCAAGAAATAATGCAGCGAATTGGGACGCAGCCTACTTTGGGCAACGGCACTTCGTTATTAAGCGTAGTAGACCACTATGCCTGGTTCCTCAGCAAAACGCCAGATTCATCTGCTGAAACCGATGAGGCGTTCGCCCCGATCGCGGCTCGTCAATGGGTCACCCAAGTCAGTCAGTCTATCAAGCCCGATCAGCTTCAAGAGCTAGACGCGGTACATACCCTGGCAAAACGCTATCAACTGGTCACACCTTACTCATCCATGATTGTGTTGGTGAATGATCAGCAGAAACAAGACTTGAAGAAGGCAGAAGCAGGGAGCGATCGCTTTAACCGAGAGGTCGAAGATCAGCAGTTGCCACAGCCCAGTACGTTTGGCGATATTTCGGCAGTGCCGGAGCCAGCAGAGTGGATGTTAATGGGAGTTGGAGCCCTACTGTTAGGGGTGGTTTATCGCCGTCAAAAGCAGCAAGCTTCAGGGTTGTAAATGATGGGTGAGGCGATTAATGTTTCTGCGCAAAATGCTCTAGCAATTCTCGGTGCAAAAATCGAGAGCGATCGCCTCTCATAACATAACAACCAAACCGATACACTTGCCGCGTAAACTTTTTAGCAGATCAGAACTCTGGATCGGTGCAGCTAATTTGCTTCAGTTTCGCCTGTCGCTTGCTGAATCTTCTGCTCTAAAACCTTTTCCCAATTGGGATCATCGGGATGAATGGTAATCATGCGTCCTGATGCTTTGGAGCGATCGATATAAACGTGAAAAGCATTGGTATCCTCTCGATGAACCAAAACATAATGACGTAATTCATCAAGATTCATGGATTCAAAATTGGCTTGTGTCATGGCTCGTACCTTCCAGTTGGCTTGATCTCGAAGTCGAGGCTGTCTCCGGCAAGCACATACAAGTTGCCAGTCCGCTCATCGATTCTAACGATTTCAATGGATCTATACTGCCATCCAGAGTAAATCACATTGGTGAGGCGGTAGCAGAGGCGATAAAGCCCCTGAGCTTGCTCATTATTGGGTTTCATTCTTGTGTAGCTTAACTGAGAGGATGTTTGAAAAGTCAAAATTGTGACCCGAACCGCCCCCTAAATCCCCCATTTTGGGGGACTTTTAAGCCACTTCTTGTTCAAAGTCCCCCAAAATGGGGGATTTAGGGGGCGAGTGTAAGAGGCTTTAATACTTTTCAAACATCCTCTGAGCTTACTGATAATAGCGGTTTGGAATCAACTTACGGCACTGATTCGATAACCTGAATTCTTGTCTTTAAAGTTCCGCGTTCCGCGTTCATCATTTCAAAACCCCATCCACTCCCTACTTCCTACTCCTTTCCGCAAAATGTTCTAGCAATTCCCGGTGCAAGAACCGATATCGCCCGCCCACCCGTTGCAGCAAACGGCGCTCGACGCAGTAGTTAAGGAAGCGCGCATAATGCCACGGGGCAGATTGGTTACTGGTAAGGATGAGGCGGAGGCAGAAGTGTTGGATAAAGGCAACGCCACCTAGGGTAAAACCTAGCACTATAGAAACCGCTAACCATTGGGGGATAAGGATAATGGACAAGTTTTGTAGAAGTGCTCCAGCAATCATGTGCCAATCTTTTCTTTTGCCAATTCCGTCAGCGATCGCTACAGGAAAAGACACAAGAATTACACCGCTTATATAGGAGAGCAGGATTATCCAAAGTGTGCTTTGGAGCGAGTTCCAAATGCCTTGGTTTGGGCGCAATCGTACCTCTAAGTCTTGCTTCATCCCGACAGTCATTCCAAAAATCAGTCCTATACTTACCCCAATCATCAACCCACTAACTAACCCAAAAAACACCTCCACAAACAGCAATGTAATGAGATGTGCAAAAGTTCGTTCTCCAGACAGTCCTATTATTAGGCTCAGAAACTGTCCAGCAAGCACCCCAAGAAGCAGCCCAAAAGGCAACCATTCTTTTAGACAGCGCACAATTTCTCGGCGTGCTTCGCGCGACATCCAAGTTCTAAAAACCCCTACGGTCTCAATCTCAGAAAACGCATTAATTAACCCAAAAGGTAGCCCAATCATCAGCCCGCCAGCTATCAGCCCACCAGTTAGCCTGTAGAGCAACCCAGCAGTTGGTGTAATAGCCAGCATAAAAGTCGGCACGCCAGTTATCCCAAAAATCAGCATAGAAGTTAAGCGATACTGCAACTTCTGATTCCTTGTATCCAACCACTCCGGCTGTATCCGCTCAAGCAACAATTCCGTCTGAAAACTCTTCTTTAACTTTCCCGCTAACCACTGCAAATAATGCTGTGTCTGCGCATACTTCGGCTCCGACTCTAGGGCTTTATACGCCCACTCCTTTCCCTTCGCCCCCCGCAGATTCCACTCTGCCTTTCGCATATCCCAACTCAACCGTCGCTCAATATATGCTTCCAATAACTCCGCCTTAGTACCAAACGATCGCCCCTCATAAGCCACCGCCGCAATGCTCAACAGCAATGGCACCCGCAAAATCCCCGGCTTCCCTGCCTCATCGTTTTCCAACATTGCCCCCATCTTCGGCTGCGTCTCTAACGCCTCCCAAAACTCCCTCTGCCCCACATTCAACAAATACCGCCGAATCTGCTCATCTCCCAACGGCTCCAAACTCACTGCTCCAGCAAGCTGCCCCAACGTTGCTCCTCCCTCGCGGTATTCCTCACCACGGCAACACACCACTAGATGCGGATAGGTAAACTGCGCCACCAATCGATTGATCGCAACAATACACTTCTGCTGACGCTCCAAGCCCAACTCATCCAGCCCATCCAGCAGCGGCAGCAACAGCTTATCTTTCAGCCACTGTTCGCTTTCTTTGGGCTGAATGTTAAACATCTCCTTAAGCTGCACCTTCAGCCAATCCCTAATTGGCTGTTTGTCATCCTTCCATGCCGAAAGCTCAAAAATAATCGGCAGCACTGTCCCTGGTGTAGCGATCGCCCCTGCCAAAAGCTCCTGCGCCAATCCCAACAGCGTCGTCGTCTTGCCCGCCCCCGGATCACCCAAAATTAAGAGTTTGCGCTGAGCTTGGCAAAACACCTTCAGCATGGGTTGAGCAGCCAAGTCGGTAATGCCATCCGGTGTTTCTAGTTTGCGGCGCGGTTTTAGGGGAGAGCGATCGACCTGTTGCGGTTGCTCCAACATTGCCAGCGGAATCAATACATCATCATTCAGAACATCGTCTAAACGCTGTTGCACTTCCGATCGCACCGCTTGCAGCAAATCCCGCTGGCGATCGCTCCATTTTTCAATTCTTTTAGGAAACGCCTCCCGAAACATCACCGCTAAATCAACGTCCTGCGTCTCTGGCTGCTCACCCGGAAACGGTACGCGCTGGACTGGCGGATCACTTCCAGGAAAATTTGGCTTTTGTTTGGGCTTTGCGCGTTCTTTCAGGGCTTCCAAAACCCTCAACTGTGCTGTTGCTTCATCTAACCCAAAAATGTCTACACGAGTGATTAAACTCAGCATCCCTCCTGGTTCACAAGGGCTAACCCGAACCGTTAATAAACTACGGTTTTCGCCTGTCGGATCTTTAGCAAACGCCGTTGTCCATTCCGATTGTGTATACGCCGCTTGCAAGTAGTGATCCGATAAAACAGCGATTGTTTTATGGCTCTGCTTTGCAGCTTTGTCCATTTCCAATACAAAGTTGCCCCCCGGTCGGAAATCCCAGGCATCAATAATAACTGAGTAGCCTGCTTCTTCTAGCGTCCAAGCCAACCATTCCGCCCAAGGGCGATCGCCCTGGTTGTAGCTAATGAAAAAATCTTTAGTCGATGGTAGCATTCAGCTTTCGGGGGTAAGGAAACACAGTCCTTAAGATCACCCTAATTTTAGGGATAGAGCAGGATTTTGCCAAGAATTCTACATCAGCCCCATTCCCAATCCTCACCCTTCAGCTTTAACGAGGTAAATGGTTATGGGCGATCGCCAAATCCAACACCACCTTTTCATACACCTGGTTCAACTTATGCCGTCCCTACAGGCATCCCCAATAAATCCTCAATCCTCGGCATCTCTTCTAGCGAAATCACCCGCCCCTCATCTTCAAATCCCGAAATTTCATTAAAGTTCAGGTAGCGATATAAATCTGCCGCAAACGGATCAATCTTCTCCGCCATCACCTCCAAATACTCCGCCACTGTGGGAATTCGTCCCAGCAGTGCACAAACTGCCGCCAGTTCAGCAGAACCCAGATAAACCTGAGCATCTTTGCCCATACGGTTGTTAAAATTGCGCGTTGACGTTGAAAAGACCGTCACGCCATCGGCGACCCGCGCCTGATTGCCCATACACAGCGAACATCCTGGCATTTCCGTTCGGGCACCCGTCGCCACAAAAATGTCATACATCCCCTCTTCGCGGAGTTGCTTTTCGTCCATTCGGGTTGGAGGCGCAATCCACAGTTTTGCCTTCGCCACGCC is a genomic window of Timaviella obliquedivisa GSE-PSE-MK23-08B containing:
- a CDS encoding TIR domain-containing protein; amino-acid sequence: MLPSTKDFFISYNQGDRPWAEWLAWTLEEAGYSVIIDAWDFRPGGNFVLEMDKAAKQSHKTIAVLSDHYLQAAYTQSEWTTAFAKDPTGENRSLLTVRVSPCEPGGMLSLITRVDIFGLDEATAQLRVLEALKERAKPKQKPNFPGSDPPVQRVPFPGEQPETQDVDLAVMFREAFPKRIEKWSDRQRDLLQAVRSEVQQRLDDVLNDDVLIPLAMLEQPQQVDRSPLKPRRKLETPDGITDLAAQPMLKVFCQAQRKLLILGDPGAGKTTTLLGLAQELLAGAIATPGTVLPIIFELSAWKDDKQPIRDWLKVQLKEMFNIQPKESEQWLKDKLLLPLLDGLDELGLERQQKCIVAINRLVAQFTYPHLVVCCRGEEYREGGATLGQLAGAVSLEPLGDEQIRRYLLNVGQREFWEALETQPKMGAMLENDEAGKPGILRVPLLLSIAAVAYEGRSFGTKAELLEAYIERRLSWDMRKAEWNLRGAKGKEWAYKALESEPKYAQTQHYLQWLAGKLKKSFQTELLLERIQPEWLDTRNQKLQYRLTSMLIFGITGVPTFMLAITPTAGLLYRLTGGLIAGGLMIGLPFGLINAFSEIETVGVFRTWMSREARREIVRCLKEWLPFGLLLGVLAGQFLSLIIGLSGERTFAHLITLLFVEVFFGLVSGLMIGVSIGLIFGMTVGMKQDLEVRLRPNQGIWNSLQSTLWIILLSYISGVILVSFPVAIADGIGKRKDWHMIAGALLQNLSIILIPQWLAVSIVLGFTLGGVAFIQHFCLRLILTSNQSAPWHYARFLNYCVERRLLQRVGGRYRFLHRELLEHFAERSRK